The Lepidochelys kempii isolate rLepKem1 chromosome 20, rLepKem1.hap2, whole genome shotgun sequence sequence CCTACCCCGGTGCAGTCGTTTCCTTTAATGAGGGACAAGTTCAGCCCTGAGGAGCCTGCCTCATTATCCTTCCACTGTCTAGGCTCTAATCCTGGTGTTCACCAGCTGCCAAGAATGTTCCAACCTGCTGGTTGCAGTCATCCCCGTTAATGAGTGGGGAGCCACAGGTGCAGAGGCCCTGCCCCAGGCTTAGTAAAATCCCTTGCTAGgttctgcgtgtgtgtgtgtgtgggcggacCAATGATCATAACATGTGCTATGGGCCAGTTTTGATCCTAAGCTACACTCCATGCAGGCTAATGGCTCTGGGTTGTGGGGGAAGGCTGGGAAgaataagaacacaagaacggccatactgggtcagaccaaaggttggCATTTTCCAAACCAAGAATTCCAATTTGGAATGACTTATTGTTTCGCAGTGTAAGCTAACTCAAGTAAGTCTGTAAGCCAAAAACGTGGTCTGGATGAATGGAAAAGCTTTGAGAATTTGGAACAGGCTCAGTTGACCCaactcaatgatttttttccagatttttggtTCATGAAAAATTCTcagtattttgactttttttctccTGGATTTGCGacgagaaatttaaaaaaaaatctcataaattCTGATGAAAACTTTCCCCTGACCAGCTCtcgtcctgacctgcagcccccatgTTAGTCTAGCCCAGGACCCTGCAAATCTGCCAGTAACCCCCAAGGCTGGCCTAAAGCACCTCTGCCAGGCCAGCCGTGCATACGAGCTTGCACAAGTCTGGAAGTGCACATCTATCCTGTGTTGTCTGCTATGCATGCTGTGTCCATGCGTGGATATTTTTGCCGCTTGTGACAGGTCACCACTGTTGCAACCACTGGGGGACATTTACCCCCTCAGAGCATGTCTGTGTGACCTGATGCTTCCAACAGCATCCGCACTACAGCGTATAGTCTTCACTAGTGCTCCCGGTACTGCATTTGCTGGTGAAGTTATAGTGGTGAGGACAGCGTAGCATCAATTCCCTGTTGCACAGAAGCCCTGAACCTCATGTGAGAAAGGACCTAGGACCTCAGGTACCTGCCATTGCAAAACTCCTTATTGTCTATCTCTCCTcggcttttttcttttccttttattttctggGCACCCGCTGATAAAACAAGCCTCAACTCATGCATCTTTGGTGGCTTCCCTAATGATGCGCAAGGTTCTGGTGGTGCAAACCCGGAATGTCTCCAGCAAACCCACACAGTGGTGGTGCTGGCCCATTGGAGGCCCTGAGAAATAATAGTTTTTTTTTGCCCCcccaacacataataaaaagccAATAGGGGGCCTCTTGGAGCTGCTAAGCGATTGCTTAATCTGTTTATGCCTAGTGCCAGCTCTGGGTTCACCCCAGTATAACTTAGACCAGCCTGATAGTTGCATTTCTTGCTCTCTCTGGGTGGATCCTGGGTGAGTTCATGAGGCTGCCGCCCCCCTCTGGTATTTTTGCCAGGTGCTTCTCCAAATGGCCGGTCTCCATGCTTCTTGGAGCTGGGCCGGTGCATTTGATTACCCCTCTCTGGCTTTGAAAGAGTTAACTAGGTGCGGCAGGGTGGAGGGAGCAGGTGTTGGCCTGGCTCTGTCGTAGCCCCACCCCTCCCGAGGCCCGTAGCCAGTCGGTGCTCCAGACATGGGATCCCCGCCCCCTGATGGTGAGGTATATAAGCCTGCACACACCCCACTCAGCTCTCAGCCTCCAGAGCCTGTCCTTCAGCTGCTGAGCTTGCTCAACCAGCGTTTCCTGTCTTCCTCCACTAGCCTCTCCAAAATGTCTGTCAGAATAACCAAAAATACCTACAGGAGCACCACCTCTGCTCCCACTCGCTCCTTCAGCAGCCGTTCCTACACAGCTGGCCCCGTGGGCAGCACCAGGATAAGCTCGACCTACTCCAGCTATGGTGGGAGCAGGTATGGAGGAGGCAGCATGCGGGGACCATCGGTGGGCTACGGACTCGGTGCCGGGGGTGGCATCGCCGCCGTCAGCGTCAATCAGACCCTGTTGTCACCCCTCAACCTGGAGATCGACCCTACCCTCCAGCACGTGCGGAAGCAGGAGAAGGAGCAGATCAAGACCCTCAACGACAAATTCGCCTCCTTCATTGACAAGGTGAGTCCTGGCACCGTCCGGGTGCAGCTGGCATCCGCAGAGCCGGGTTGGCAGGGAGAGAAGTGGGTGTGTTCCTTGGGGATGGGCAGAAGTCAACCAGACTTGTCCTGTTGCTGTAACACCTGTAGGCTGGAAGGAGAGAGCAGATTCCAGACTCGGTTACGCCCCATGCCACCCACAGTGACTTGAGTAGGGTACAGGGGTGTGTGCAGTAAACATCTCGGGGTCTCTCCGCCACGTAGCATATAAGGGGAGCAGTGATCTGCCAGCCAATATCCCTGCAATCGGAGGGGAATCTGAACAGCTCTGTAGCCAGATCAGATCCCTCTGAGCCACTCCTGAGCCAAAGGCTCCTCCTACAGGTGCATGAGAACATGGAGAAAAATTTCCTCTGCTTGTCTTAGTTACAAAGATTTCCGGTCACTGCACTACCTGGTGGGTTGAAAAAGCCCCTCGCCCAGAGGTGGGGGAGCAGAATGGAGAGGAGGCCCAGAGGTTCCCCATTGGGACGCCTGCCAATACAGCCCCGGAGCGGCTGTCAAAAGCATAGGCACCGGAGAGCAGCTTTAGAGCTAATGGGGAAGTTGCCCGCACCTGGCGGGGAGGAAAATGTGCCACCTTGCAAAGCACCCCTGCTACAGGGCGTGGCTGGGGGGGTTCTCCATTGCTCtcaatgggggctgctgggggctgaGGTCAAAATGGGGCTCCCGAGCTAAAAGTGGGGGCTGATTCCAGGTGCCCAACTTggtgcctggttttcagagggtgcCAGGCACGGGCAGCTCCCGCTGAAACCAGCGGGGggtcagcacctctgtaaatcaggcccccaaaatgGAGCCACCCAAAATCTTGGGGCCGAACATACCTACAGCCGGGGAAACTCCAGAGCTGGGATGAGCCAGAGGGAACGCAATGGCTCTTTCCCATCCTCATGCGCCCGTGATACCAGCCTGGAAAAAGATGTAACCCCTGCATGCGGTAAGGCCGAGAGGGGCTGCATCAAGGCTTCTTCTCTCCTTCAGTATTTCCAAGGCCCTGCAGCACAGTGGTCCCCACTTGCAGGGGACAGGTGTTGacttcccttcccccctgcttGCCCCACGGGCAGCCTGCATCTGTTCCTGTTCCACCCTCACCTGGGCTTTTGCTTCAGAGGCTAGTGCCCTTCTGCCCTTTCCCAGCGTTGGGCTTAAAAagctgtgtgttttttgtttttttttaaatgtcggAGGGGTAGCCGTGACAGtctctatccacaaaaacaatgaggagtccggtggcactttaaaggcgaacagatttatttgggcataagcttttgtgggtaaaaaacccagatttatttgggcatctgggttttttacccacaaaagcttatgcccaaataaatctgttcgcctttaaggtgccaccggagtCCTTGTttgcttgtgggtttttttaaaacacacactggCTGCCAGCTGGAGGAAATGCTTAACTAAAGGCAATGTAACAATCTAACCTGAAAGCCTCTCCCACCACACCCATCTAGGGCAACTGTGTCGGGTTTGGATTTAAACAAACAGGTTTTATTGCCGGTTAGCAGAGGTCTGTGTTTACATCTCTTGTTATCTAAGGCTGGGCCATTGGTAGGAACAGCTGCCTCGCCCTGCCCTCCAGGAGTCCAAGGGTCCTGGCCCCTCCTTTGGCTCAAGGCCTGTTACAAATCCTCTTGTACCCCCTAGCCCAGATCATCCAGGCCAGGTGGCATCCCTTCCTCTGTACAGTGGACCACCTGGTCATCTGACGCTGGTGgcaatccagagtaactccactgcgcCCGATTCTTCTCCCTCTTACTAATTCGACACCATTGTTATGCCATCAgcttcagtggcattactcctGGTTTCCACCAGTGTGGCCAGAGGGCTGCATCATGCCCTTAGCCCGGCCACACGCTAAACTGGACAGCTTTTTGCACATGGTCCAGCAGCGTCCATGGTTCTTAGTGGGGGCCGAATGCTTTGGTAAGTCTAACCCCATGTGCTAAATCATGGGGAGTTTTGCCAGCGAGAGACCTTTACTTCAGCAGCTCTAAGTCTGCAAATAAATGCTAAAGGCATTTGTAGGCCTGTGGGCTAAATCCTGCAGTACCTGTGTAACCcactgggggtgtgtgtgtggggggggcatatGTTACAGGTCTCCCCCTCCCTGTGCCCTGAGGGTATGTGTTGTGGCAGCCCCATTTAAGCAGCTTTGACTATTTAGCTCAAGCCATGGCTGCTTGCCCTTTTAGCTCAGTTCAATCCCTCATGTGTCTGTTaagatggcagctgtcacacCCACTCAAGCGAAACCCCCTTTGCGGTGAAGGGCAGTTACATCAGTGTCAATCCACTTACTCTGACTGGGCCTGTTTCTTGTCTACACTAAGGCTCCTTCACACCCCCAGCATAGGGATTGTGACTTCTCTGCTGTGGCGTATGGTAGGAGGAGTTGTGACCCTTGGGCCCTGTATAAAAGCAAGGTGGGGTGGGCTCCGGTAACTGACTAGATCAGGTGGCATTGGTGTAAACCCTGTGATGTGTCTCCGTTAGGGGTTTGCACTGAGGGAACAGTCTTGATGCAGACAAGTCCCAGCCTTTTAGACTGGTTTACCTTCACTTTTCAAGAAAATTAATACCAAGGGCCAAATCCTTCCCCTCCGTTACATAGGTGTCAATGCACAATGACTCCACTTACTTTCTCTGGCTtgtttctcatttacactgaggctGCTTTACACCCCCAGAGTGGGGAAAatgggccttagtgtaaataaaTCAGACGCACTTTATTGCAgtccagattctgctctctgttatactggtgcaaatccagagtcactccactgaaactaatggagtgactctggatttactTTGAGAGCAGAGTTGGGCTCAACAGGAAAAACCACTCCTTCCGATACCTAGACTCATCTCTCATTGAATTAAACGGTGCACACGTCCAAAGGCAGAATAAGTCTCTCTGGCACAGAGTCACTTACACAAGGGGAACTCTAATTGCTGTGAAGCTACTTTGGATTTATGagtggaggtgggagcagaatcCGGTTTGGTGAGTTCTGTAGGTCTGGTTGTCTTCTCACTTACACCTGATTCTACCGGGGAACTCCATGGGGAACTCCACTTACTTCCACGGAGATACTCCTGATTCACACGGGTGAGAGAACGATCAGGATCTAGTGGGAGGGATGGTAGGTGATTTCAGGAGCATGAGTGGGAAGAAGCTATCCATGCCCAACAGGTTGTAATTCTCCCAGCAGGAGATTCCTGCCTCCCATGGCCACTGAGCTCTGCAGGTGTAATCAGCAaggctctgcttctctgcctcacCTCCCACTAGGTccgcttcctggagcagcagaACAAGATGCTGGAGACCAAGTGGAACCTGCTGCAGGGCCAGAAGACCACCCGCAGCAACATGAACAGCATGTTCGAGGCCTACATCAACAACCTGCGCAGGCAGCTGGACGGCCTGGGCCAGGAGAAGCTCAAGCTGGAGGCTGAGCTGGGTAACATGCAGGGCCTGGTGGAGGACTTCAAGAATAAGTGAGTCCAACTAGGGCcaaagcaggggtgggaggggacacacACCTTCCCATTCCCTTCAAAAGGAAGTAGAAATCCCAGGCACACCGAGGTCTTGGATTGTACCCCAATGTTCTAACACAAGGAGGCTCTCCAAGGCTACTCCAAGGCTACGTTCATTATCAGCATGGTGCTTCCTTCAGGGCATTCACTGGATCTGGCCAGGTTATCAACACCTGCCCGGCTTGTGTGCTCCTTGCTTCTCTGCACAGAGAGCTTCTCCTGGGAGGGGATGGTTCTCAGCTGctcttggtggggagggggtgggatgggCATCATTAGGGGTTTTCATCCCTCACTTCACATATAAACCCCAATGCACAATCCTGTCCCACCCAACCGTTTCCCAAACACATCCTGTTTCGCCTTCCAGGTCTGGAAGGTCATTGGTGGGTGTCTGGCTAGGggtctccctgcctcctggcatCCCCTAGATGAGTCCATCTGCCCCCATGATGGTAGCTACGCCTTCGTAGCATCCATCAGAGAATGacttcccagccctgctgcagaccTGAcagtttccccctccctcaggtACGAGGATGAAATCAACCACCGCACTGAGAAGGAGAACGAATTTGTCCTGCTGAAGAAGGTGAGTCCACAGTGCACCTGGGCTCGGCTGCGCGTTGCAGGCAAAGAGGGCTGGGGGTCTCTCTAATGGGGTCTGTGCTCTGTTCCTGCAGGATGTGGACGAGGCCTACATGAATAAGGTGGAGCTGGAGTCCCGGCTGGAAAGCCTGACTGACGAGATCAACTTCCTGAGGCAGCTGTATGACGAGGTCTGTGATGTCTCCCTTTGGCTCAGTGCTATAGCCCTGGCCTtataaattccttcctgacctgcaGGGGGAATCCCATTGAATAACACTGAGTTCCTGCAAAGACAAGTGTCTTCTTGCAGGAGacatgggatttttaaagggCTGGGACTGCTTGCACATAGGGTGCATGGTGacacccctcttctcccctccccggATAGCCAAGCCATCAAGGcatctgctgctgccctctggcccttTGAGGTTGGTGAGTGGAAGGAGGGGGATCTCAGCCAGCTGCTGGCAACATCAGCCCCAGTGGATTCAGTGGCTGGGTCAGTCTGGGCTAGGGTTACCATTGGTCCTCCAATCTCCATCCGGGCGGATTTTTGAAATCTGAACGAATGTCTGTGATTTGGTACGATCACCCTTAGTTCtgcgctgtcttcagagctgggcagccggagagcagcgGCGGCTGCTGTACCCCCTCTCCCATTCCTCCTCCAGCTTCCCCTCCCTTCAGCAATGTCTtctatttgggaacttgaaatatggtaaccctagtctGGGAAAGGAGCCAACTGCAAGGCATTGGGAATGCTGGCGAGTGCACCGAGTTCTCCATGCTGACAGATGATCCTTATGCTTACCCACACCCAGGAGCTGCGTGAGCTGCAGTCCCAGGTCTCTGACACCTCTGTGGTCCTGACCATCGACAACAACCGCAAGCTGGACCTGGACGGCATCATCGCGGAGGTTAGAGCGCAGTACGAGGAGATGGCCAACAGGAGCCGGGCGGAGGCTGAGAACATGTATAAGATCAAGGTGAGTTGCCCATCTGTCCCACagagctgctggggctgcagccagcctGGTCTCTGAGCTGACGCGGGCGGGTTAGGGCGTGAGGCACTGCCCATGGGAACGTCTGCTAGGTGGCAGCTGTCCCATTCCTTCCCTCCAGCTGGTGAGCTGAGCACATGAAATATCCCCGGCAGGAGAAGCCTTCCTTAGCAGGCATTGCAGATGCATGCGTAACTCTCCAATGCAGTGGGACTCATTgaccccctctagtggctggagtcacagttcagggcaactgcacctgtgttcCCCTTTTGTGGTCCAGCAAGGACACCTGCTCTTAAACTCCCGGATCCTCAGCCGTCCCCTCTTTTGGGCGGAGAACCCCGTCTCTCTCCCTCCTAACTGGGGTTATCCAAGGCTGCCCAGGGCCCTGCCTACCCTCAGAACACTTTCCCATGTCTCCTCCCAGAAGAAGTTACAGCCAATCCCCCAATAATACATCAGCTTTGCacttaatacaatggactccaaagagaCTTAAGCTCAGCTGAATAAAGCTTTTCAAGGCTATTATGGGGATTACCGTATCCGCCACAGCTGGGTCACACGTTCTGAGAGTCTCAGGCCGCAAGGAACCACTGTCTGTCCTTCCTGCGTACCCTAGGCCATAGCCTTTCCCCGCAGGaagcctgctacagccttggcttcATAGACCTACCTTCTCTAAAATGGGGCACAAACAACCTAACGCTGAAATCTGAGGCTGTAGAATCGTCTCCTGGGGGAAGCTCCATAACTTGGGAACATTTGAAACCAGACTGGATGATACAAGCCATATTCTAGCATAAGGAACAAACCTGTCCTGGCAAGAAGATGGGACTTACATAGACAGTTGCTAGAATGCAGTCCACATAGACATGAAAGCCCAGGCCTGAATTTCCTTGTCTATCTAAGATCCTCCAAAGTTTCAATACATTTATCCTCACCACATCTCTGGGAGGCAAGGCAGGGCTGTCATCCCTCTTtcatagatgggaaactgaagcacagaggggctGAATGGCAAGCCAGGAACTGGATCCAGGTCTCTCGTCAGTGCCCTACCCATTGGACCAGACTTCCCTTCCCTTTGATTGTCCCAGGTGGAAGCCTCACTTCCAAGGAATGGCAAGTGCTTCTGACGCGCCGTTGGTGCTTGCCACCTTCCCCTGGCAGTCCAGCCTTGGGCTCCCATGCAGCTCATGCATCATTCCAATCCAGACCAGAAGCACCCCATTGTTAGTTCTGTCCCGAGCAGCCTctcgcacctcccaatcagccctACCTGCAGGACCGGTGCTGTTCCACCCCGGAGCAGCTGTCTCTAATCCTGCGGTGGTTTTGCAATGTGCACTCTGAGTCTTTGCACAGAGAGATTCCACACTGGTTCCTCCGCCCCTGGAAGCTGGGATGACACCCTTAGCTGCAGAGCTGACTGCAATTTGCATAGCCATATACACAGGGCTTTCTAAGCAGCACTATTACGTGGTTTTCATTCTGATTTCCTTCTGGCTTCCCTTCCTGACCCATGGAATTTAATCCAGCCTTGCAAAATCCCATTTCCTCCTGGGAGGAGGATTTGACTGAAGGGGAAGTGAAATGCCACCAGTCTCTTCATTTGCAATCTCTGAACCAGGCCTGGTGAATTTTCCGGGCAAATTTGCAAGGCTGATTAAAGCTGTTAAAAATGGAGCCTTCCAGAGCTGGGACAATTGTGACAGGACCCCTGGTTTATACTGTTTCCCTGGTGGTGAAGAGCCAGGATTCAGCTGTAATGATAAGGGGATTCCTTTATTGAGACTGCTGGACACAGACTAACCCTGGGTGTCTCTCtagctcccagcctgggctgcCATCTCTCCCCACACAGGATCTCCCTAAATCCTGGCCTGGATCCTGCACTCACGGAAGTGGGACAGCTGATGACACTGTGCGCTCTGTTTTGAATTCtttgtctctctccttctcaCGCAGTACGAGGAGATCCAGGCGGTGGCGGGGAAGCACGGGGATGACCTCCGTACCACCAAGACCGAGATCAATGAGCTCAGCAGGATGATCCAACGGCTACAGTCGGAGATTGATTCTCTGAAAGGCCAGGTCAGAGAAACAACCGCTGACTTCTCCAGAATTGCACCAGACCCTTGGTTTCTCCTTTTGCAGTTATTTGGGGGCACGGGACCTGCCCCCGGAGACCTGGGGAAAGGATTCCCTCTTACGATTCTTAGCTTGCCAGTCTACAGATCCCTTTCAATCCACCTCGTAGATCTTGGTTTACAACTGCAGCTATGGGGCAACACAGCCCCATTCTCTAGTGTAGGTGGGGAATTTCCCATGTGCCCCTCAACCTGTGGGCAGCACAACTGTGGTTTGAAGGCATAGTTAATATCTGTGTCT is a genomic window containing:
- the KRT8 gene encoding keratin, type II cytoskeletal 8, coding for MSVRITKNTYRSTTSAPTRSFSSRSYTAGPVGSTRISSTYSSYGGSRYGGGSMRGPSVGYGLGAGGGIAAVSVNQTLLSPLNLEIDPTLQHVRKQEKEQIKTLNDKFASFIDKVRFLEQQNKMLETKWNLLQGQKTTRSNMNSMFEAYINNLRRQLDGLGQEKLKLEAELGNMQGLVEDFKNKYEDEINHRTEKENEFVLLKKDVDEAYMNKVELESRLESLTDEINFLRQLYDEELRELQSQVSDTSVVLTIDNNRKLDLDGIIAEVRAQYEEMANRSRAEAENMYKIKYEEIQAVAGKHGDDLRTTKTEINELSRMIQRLQSEIDSLKGQRASLEAAITEAEERGEMAIKDANAKLAELEAALQRAKQDMAHQLREYQELMNVKLALDIEIATYRKLLEGEESRLESGMQNMSIQTKMTGYSGGLGSAYGGYGGGYSSSYSSGGYSLNSPTLESSALARSKAIVIKKIETKDGRLVSETSNVLSN